The sequence below is a genomic window from Calditrichota bacterium.
GCCGGGCATGAATGGGCTGGAGCTTCAAGAGCGTATTCGGGACATCGATCCCACCATCGTTATTATTATGATTACAGCTTACGCTTCGGTGGATACGGCCGTTCAGGCACTCAAAGCAGGTGCTTTTGATTATGTGACCAAGCCTTTTGATCCCGACGACCTGGAGCATCTTATCCGTAATGCGATTGAAAAGCGAAAGCTCACCCGGGAAAATCTCCAGCTCAAACAAAAAATCAGTCAATTGAGTCCGGAGGAAACCATCATTGCGGAAAGTCCTCAAATGAAGCACGTGCTGGAATTGGTCGACACCGTTGCTCAAACGGATTCCACCGTCCTGATTCACGGGGAGAGCGGAACGGGCAAAGAAGTGATTGCCCGAACCATTCATAATCGCAGCCGGCGCCGGCTTTTCCCGATGATTGCCGTCAATTGCGGGGCACTTCCCGAAAGCCTGCTGGAAAGCGAACTCTTTGGCCATGAAAAGGGGGCGTTTACAGGCGCCCAATACCGCCGAAAGGGGAAAATTGAACTTGCCGACGGCGGCACGTTGTTCCTTGATGAAATTGGAGATATCAGTCCCAAAACACAGCTGGACTTGCTCCGCGTTCTCGAAACCAAACAATTCACGCGCCTGGGCGGCAATCAAATCATTCGCTCCGACTTTCGTTTGATTTGTGCAACCAACAAAAATCTGGAAGAAGAGGTGCGAAAGGGAAACTTCAGGGAGGATTTGTTCTACCGAATCAATGTTTTCTTCATTCTCATTCCTCCCCTGCGCGAACGGCGGGAGGATATTCCGGCCCTGGCCCACTTTTTCGTGCAGAAATATTCACGAGCTATGAATAAACCCATTCACGACATCTCCCCGGAAGCCATGAAACGACTCATGGAGCATAACTGGCCCGGAAATGTTCGGGAACTGGAAAATGCCATTGAACGCGCAATGGTCATTGGAAAGCCCCCGGTCATTCAACCACAGGATTTGCCATTTGCACAGGTGCTTCCTTTCGATCCGGCAACAATGGACTCCGACTCCCTTGAAGCCATTGAAAAAGCACACATTTCCGCGGTTCTGGCACGCACCCATTGGAATATCAAGCGGTCCGCTGAGATTTTGGATATTGATCGGGTTACGCTTTACAATAAAATCAAAAAATACAATCTTCAAAAGCCTTGAGAAACACGCTTTACATTGTACCTGTACACCATCCCAGGCTGGAAAACCTGGAATTACTGAAACAGGCCCTTTCCGAAGTTTTCTCCCTCCACGTGGAATTTTTAAATCTGGAACTGGATATTGAAGCCGTTTTCAATATCAGACGGCATCAATACCACTCAACGGAAATTCTGGCCTATTTGCTGGATCGGATGCCGGATGATACCGAGCGCATTCTGGCTGTAACGGATCTGGATTTGTATATTCCGATTTTAACCTTTGTTTTTGGCGAAGCGCAATTGCGCGGCCGCGCCGCAGTTGTTTCCTGTCACCGCCTAAAAAATGAGTTCTACGGTATCCCTGCCGACAACGACATTCTAATGGATCGGTTAATCAAGGAAGCCGTTCACGAATTGGGGCATACCTACGGCCTCATTCACTGCACCAACTACGCCTGTGTGATGCACGCTTCGACCTATGTTGAGGAAATTGATATTAAGGATTACCATTTTTGCCCCGCCTGCCAGGCCCTGCTTGCCGGTACGGAACCCCGGCAGCCTTAAACCCCAGGGTGCATTTCCCCGATTTCCAGGGATGATGCTTCACAGCATATAAGCCAAACCGGCATAAACCGAAAAAAACTTGGAGGGTTGTTCATATTTTCCCGCAGGGACAATGGTTAGTTTGCCCTCACCAAATACCTGAATGGGGAAAATGGGCACTTTCAGCCGAAGCCCAACCAGCGCATGCCCACCGTAGATGATTTCTTTTGCAATATCGTCCTTCAAAATCCCTTCGGCATCCAGATTTTCGGCCTTTGTTTTCAGATGATCATAAATGTATTTTTCGGAAACCAAAGGTGCAAT
It includes:
- a CDS encoding sigma-54-dependent Fis family transcriptional regulator → MDTSDVNILIVDDEESVRSSLYKWFIEDGYTVDTAADAKEALQKLEKQPWDIILLDIKMPGMNGLELQERIRDIDPTIVIIMITAYASVDTAVQALKAGAFDYVTKPFDPDDLEHLIRNAIEKRKLTRENLQLKQKISQLSPEETIIAESPQMKHVLELVDTVAQTDSTVLIHGESGTGKEVIARTIHNRSRRRLFPMIAVNCGALPESLLESELFGHEKGAFTGAQYRRKGKIELADGGTLFLDEIGDISPKTQLDLLRVLETKQFTRLGGNQIIRSDFRLICATNKNLEEEVRKGNFREDLFYRINVFFILIPPLRERREDIPALAHFFVQKYSRAMNKPIHDISPEAMKRLMEHNWPGNVRELENAIERAMVIGKPPVIQPQDLPFAQVLPFDPATMDSDSLEAIEKAHISAVLARTHWNIKRSAEILDIDRVTLYNKIKKYNLQKP
- a CDS encoding archaemetzincin family Zn-dependent metalloprotease; this translates as MRNTLYIVPVHHPRLENLELLKQALSEVFSLHVEFLNLELDIEAVFNIRRHQYHSTEILAYLLDRMPDDTERILAVTDLDLYIPILTFVFGEAQLRGRAAVVSCHRLKNEFYGIPADNDILMDRLIKEAVHELGHTYGLIHCTNYACVMHASTYVEEIDIKDYHFCPACQALLAGTEPRQP